A segment of the Marinomonas posidonica IVIA-Po-181 genome:
ATTACTGCAAGTATGGGAACACAGTAAAAAGACAGTTGTGTTCGTCACACACGATATCGATGAAGCCATCATGCTCGGAGACAGAGTGTTTGTGATGGGCGCAAGACCCGGACGCATCCAGAAAGTTCTCGACGTAAATATCCCACATCCCAGAACACTGGATATGGTAATGGAACCGGATTTCATCTCGTTGAAAAGAGAAATACTGTCTCTTCTTCACGATGATCTTACAGAAATGCATTAAGTGCTTTAAGAGGCAAACCCATGACTCACAAAACGTTTGATTATATTGTCGTTGGAGCTGGTTCAGCAGGTAGCGTGATTGCTAGCAGATTATCTGAAGACCCTGCGATTAGGGTTTGCCTTATTGAAGCTGGAGACAAAGACAACTCGCCTAGAATTCAAATCCCAGCGGGCACCATATCTCTGTATAAAAGTAAGAAGTACAGCTGGAACTATTATTCTGCGCCACAAAAAAACATGAATCATCGAGTACTCCACTGCCCTCGAGGAAAAGCACTTGGAGGCTCTTCCTCAATGAACAGCATGATTTATATTCGAGGTGATGCAAAGGATTATGAACAATGGCAAACATCTGGCGCAACTGGCTGGGGCTGGAACGACGTACTCCCTTACTTCCAAAAATCTGAAAAGAACCTGTTGGGTCAATCAGAACAATTCCATGGCACGCAAGGCGAGTTGCATGTCGACAAACCCAATAGCCCAAACCCGTTTTCTCTAAAGTTTGTTAAAGCCGCCTCACAGGCATTGGGCTTAAGTCAAAACTCCGACTTCAACAGTGATACTCAAATGGGTGTCGGCCTCTATAATGTGACTCAAAAAGATGGTTTTCGCCAATCCAGTTTTAAAGCGTTTGTTCAACCTATCGTTAAACAGCGTACAAACCTCACTGTGATTCCCAATGTTCAGGTTGAAAAAGTTCTCATAGAGAATAAAAAAGCCATAGGTGTGATCGTCTGGCAGGAAGACGAAAAAACAACACTGATTGCCAAGCAAGAGATTGTCTTGAGCGCTGGCGCGTTGGGTAGCCCATTCATTTTGATGAAATCAGGCATCGGTCCAAAACAAACGCTCGAACAAGCTGGAATACACGTTCAGCATGAGTTGAAAGGGGTTGGGCAAAACCTACAAGATCACTTAGATGGCTTGGTTACGGTAAGGTCAAATGCAACTCAAACATTGGGCTTTTCATTTGGCTCCTTACCTCAGGTTTTAACGTCTCCTTTCCAGTTTTTCCTAAAACGAAAAGGTTGGTTAACAACCAATTATGTTGAAGCTGGCGGGTTTGCCTCCACGACAAATGACAATCGCCCAGACATACAATTCCACTTTGTTCCCGGATACCGCAGTCACCGAGGTCGGCTGTTTGAATGGGGGCACGGCTACGCAATCCACACCTGCGTATTGAGGCCAAAAAGTATCGGGCATATCTCGATCACCAAAGAACAAAACTTATTGCTCGATTACAACTTTTTATCGAATGAAGACGACGCAAAAACCTTAATTGAAGGAATACGCTGCGCTCGAAAAATCCTCTCCGATTCTGAATTTGATGAGGCGCGAGGAAAAGAGATGCTGCCCGGAGAGCACTGTCAAACGGACGAGCAGCTTATGGATTATGTAAAAGAATATGGCGCAACCGTGTTTCACCCTGTCGGCACCTGCAAAATGGGCACGGACACGCAATCGGTCGTCAAGCCAGACTTAAGTGTTCATGGCATATCGGGTCTACGTGTCGCCGATGCCTCGATCATGCCGACTCTAATAAGCGGTAACACCAATGCCGTCTGCATAATGATTGGAGAACGCGCTGCTGATTTCATAAAGAAAACTCAAGAAAGTTACACAAAAAGGCAAATTGATGGCAACCCAGCTGACGATAAACACGCTCACTAAACTTATCTCATTCGACACCACCAGTGTGCATTCTAATCTGGCGTTGATGGCTTATATTCAATCATTTCTCAATGAATATGGCGTTGAATCAACACTGGATTACAATCAAGAGAAAACCAAAGCTAACCTGTATGCAACGATTGGCCCGATAGAAAAACCCGGTATTTTATTATCCGGACACACAGATACGGTTCCTGTAAAAGGCCAATCATGGTCAACTGATCCATTTGAGCTAACACTTCTGGACAACAAAGCATTCGGACGCGGCACAGCGGATATGAAATCTTTCATTGCCGTTGCACTAGCCTCGGTGCCCAAAATGCTAAGCACAAACCTGACCAAGCCGATTCATTTTGCGTTCTCATACGATGAGGAAATTGGCTGCCTTGGCGTGCGCAGTCTAATAGAAAAACTGAAGCATCTGGATGTAAAACCCGCTGCCTGTATTGTTGGCGAACCGACTGAAATGAAATTGGTAACGTCACACAAAGGAAAGCTTGCAGCGCGTGTCACCGTGACAGGAAAAGAATGCCACTCGGGGATGGCGCCACACGGCGTAAATGCAGTGAACTACGCTGCCAGACTGGTTAACTGGCTTGAGAACGCAGCAAACGATAAAGCACAAAATGGCCCCTTTCACACACAGTATGACATTCCGTACTCGACCATCCATACCGGCATAATACAGGGCGGAACGGCATTAAATATCGTACCAAATCACTGCCAGTTTGATTTCGAAATTCGCAATATCGCAGACGATAATCCACAAGACCTGTTAGGACACTTTGCTGACTACTGCCAAGAACTAATCGGCGAAATGACACAAAAAGCGTCTGATACAGATATCGCCATCGAAGTACTTACCGAATACCCCGGACTCGCTAAAGCTAATGATGACGCAATCATCTCATACCTGAAAAATCTCACTGATGACGCAGAAGAAGGTCAAATAAACTTTGGCACAGAAGGTGGCTTGTTTAGCGAGCGCTTAAAACTTCCCACTGTCGTGTGTGGACCCGGAAGTATGCAGCAAGGCCATAAACCCGATGAGTTTATTTATATTGAACAATTGGCTAAATCAGAAGCCTTCATAGAGCGATTAATTGACTCGTTAAGCGAGTCACCGTAAGCCTTTTGTCGCTTTAGTTTTTCCTATGCAAACAAAGAAAAAACATATTTTACCGAAGCCAGAACTCTCTATAAATTATTTAAACAGATTATAATTCTATTCCGAGGAACCATTCGATGTCTGAAAATAAATCCGCCGAAATGTACCAAGTCTGGCAGCAAGACAAGGACCATTACATTCATCCATGGACAGACTTCTCCACGTTTAAAGAGACAGGTTCGATTGTCGTTGAAGACAGCGACAATGTTCACATCACAGATGGAGACGGAAATCAGTATCTAGATGGTATTGGCGGTTTATGGTGCGTCAACATCGGTTATGCTCGTGAAGAAATGGCACAAGCCATTGCAGAGCAAATCATGAAAGTTCCGTATTATTCTTGTTTTGGACACCACACTACCGTTCCTGCGGCGAAATTGGCCGCAAAAATAGCAGAGCTGGCACCGGGTAATCTGAATCACGTTTTTTATGGTTGTGGAGGATCAGTAGCAAACGACACCGCTGTTCGCATTATTCACTTTTACTTTAATCAGCTTGGTAAAAAAAGTAAGAAAAAAATCATTTCACGCATTGATGGATATCACGGCAGTACCTATATGGCGATGTCTATTACAGGCGTTAAATTTGACCACATTGGCTTTGATATCGATGAACAGCTTGTTCATCATATTTCCTGCCCCAACCCTTATCGTCGCCCTGAAAGCCAATCCATTGAAGACTTCTGCGATGAAAAAGTTCAAGAGCTGGAAAACAAGATTTTGGAGCTTGGGCCTGACAATGTTGCCGCTTTCTTTGCTGAACCTATTATGGGCGCAGGCGGTGTCATTGTTCCGCCGAAGGGCTACCACAAACGTACGCTAGACGTCTGTCGTAAGTATGGCGTGCTTTACGTATCGGATGAAGTTGTCACTGCATTTGGCCGTCTAGGACATATGTTTGCCTCTAAAGACGAGTTCGACATAGTGCCAGACATCATCACCTGTGCAAAAGGCCTCACCTCAGGCTATTTACCGTTAGGCGCGACGATTCTGTCTGACGATATTTACGAAGTAATCAGTAAGCCTCAAGCAGAAGGCGCTCTATTTACGCATGGCTTTACCTATTCCGGCCACCCAGTAAGCTGTGCAGCAGGCCTTAAAAATATAGAAATCATGGAGAGAGAAAACCTCTGTGGTCACGTCCAAGAAATCGGTTCGTATTTTGAAGAGCAACTAAAGACGCTTATGGATTTGCCCATAGTGGGTGACGTGCGCGGTAAGAAATTTATGGTTTGCGTCGAGAATGTGGCCAATAAGGAATCAAAAGAACTGATTGATCCTGAAGCTCAAGTCGGTAATAGAATTGCCGATCATTGCCAAAAACGAGGACTCATCGTCAGACCGTTAGCACACATGAACATATTATCCCCGCCGCTAACCTTATCGAAAGATAATGTGGATTTCTTAGTATCGACATTGCGAGAAAGTATTGTAGAGACAATGAAAGACTTAAAACAGGACGGTTATTTATAAGACTATTGCCCCCCATATTCAACCGCCTACTTGGCGGTTTTTTTTTACTATAAAAACTAAAAAAACTAAAAAAGCCCTTTACTCAAAAGTAAAGGGGTTAACATTATTTTGTGCTAACCGAGTTTAATCCAAGTAGTTTTTAATTGAGTAAACTTGTCGAAAGCATGCAGGGAAAGATCACGGCCAAAGCCAGACTGTTTATACCCCCCAAAAGGCGTCGACATATCCAATGCATCCATAGTATTTACGGAAACCGTACCCGCTTTAAGCCGCTTGGATACCAAATGAGCGCGGTTGAGGTTAGTCGTCCAAACCGACGCGGCCAAGCCATAAATCGAATCATTTGCTAACCTGATCGCATCCTCTTGATCGTCAAACGGCATAATAACGACCACAGGGCCAAACACTTCTTCACGGGCAATGTTCATTTCCGGTGTGACATTGTCCAAAATCGTTGGCGGAACAGAATTGGTCGTGCAGTCTCCCAAACCACCTGTCACCAAAATCGCCCCTTCGTCCAACGCCTCCTGAATATAAGTGCGGACTTTAGCTGCGTGATTAGAATCGATAAGCGCCCCAACTTGCGTATCTGGATCCATCGGATCACCAACCACCATAGATTCCGCTTTCACTTTCAACTTTTGTA
Coding sequences within it:
- a CDS encoding GMC family oxidoreductase, giving the protein MTHKTFDYIVVGAGSAGSVIASRLSEDPAIRVCLIEAGDKDNSPRIQIPAGTISLYKSKKYSWNYYSAPQKNMNHRVLHCPRGKALGGSSSMNSMIYIRGDAKDYEQWQTSGATGWGWNDVLPYFQKSEKNLLGQSEQFHGTQGELHVDKPNSPNPFSLKFVKAASQALGLSQNSDFNSDTQMGVGLYNVTQKDGFRQSSFKAFVQPIVKQRTNLTVIPNVQVEKVLIENKKAIGVIVWQEDEKTTLIAKQEIVLSAGALGSPFILMKSGIGPKQTLEQAGIHVQHELKGVGQNLQDHLDGLVTVRSNATQTLGFSFGSLPQVLTSPFQFFLKRKGWLTTNYVEAGGFASTTNDNRPDIQFHFVPGYRSHRGRLFEWGHGYAIHTCVLRPKSIGHISITKEQNLLLDYNFLSNEDDAKTLIEGIRCARKILSDSEFDEARGKEMLPGEHCQTDEQLMDYVKEYGATVFHPVGTCKMGTDTQSVVKPDLSVHGISGLRVADASIMPTLISGNTNAVCIMIGERAADFIKKTQESYTKRQIDGNPADDKHAH
- the argE gene encoding acetylornithine deacetylase; its protein translation is MATQLTINTLTKLISFDTTSVHSNLALMAYIQSFLNEYGVESTLDYNQEKTKANLYATIGPIEKPGILLSGHTDTVPVKGQSWSTDPFELTLLDNKAFGRGTADMKSFIAVALASVPKMLSTNLTKPIHFAFSYDEEIGCLGVRSLIEKLKHLDVKPAACIVGEPTEMKLVTSHKGKLAARVTVTGKECHSGMAPHGVNAVNYAARLVNWLENAANDKAQNGPFHTQYDIPYSTIHTGIIQGGTALNIVPNHCQFDFEIRNIADDNPQDLLGHFADYCQELIGEMTQKASDTDIAIEVLTEYPGLAKANDDAIISYLKNLTDDAEEGQINFGTEGGLFSERLKLPTVVCGPGSMQQGHKPDEFIYIEQLAKSEAFIERLIDSLSESP
- a CDS encoding aminotransferase; protein product: MSENKSAEMYQVWQQDKDHYIHPWTDFSTFKETGSIVVEDSDNVHITDGDGNQYLDGIGGLWCVNIGYAREEMAQAIAEQIMKVPYYSCFGHHTTVPAAKLAAKIAELAPGNLNHVFYGCGGSVANDTAVRIIHFYFNQLGKKSKKKIISRIDGYHGSTYMAMSITGVKFDHIGFDIDEQLVHHISCPNPYRRPESQSIEDFCDEKVQELENKILELGPDNVAAFFAEPIMGAGGVIVPPKGYHKRTLDVCRKYGVLYVSDEVVTAFGRLGHMFASKDEFDIVPDIITCAKGLTSGYLPLGATILSDDIYEVISKPQAEGALFTHGFTYSGHPVSCAAGLKNIEIMERENLCGHVQEIGSYFEEQLKTLMDLPIVGDVRGKKFMVCVENVANKESKELIDPEAQVGNRIADHCQKRGLIVRPLAHMNILSPPLTLSKDNVDFLVSTLRESIVETMKDLKQDGYL